A window of the Theileria parva strain Muguga chromosome 2, complete sequence, whole genome shotgun sequence genome harbors these coding sequences:
- the ATJ10 gene encoding X-domain of DnaJ-containing family protein yields MSECDTMEILASAELELEMAHSVSKPIPTTSGFLVDSNIDSVDQTPLRLSNRKVSKLTDVEESISSHPLISALFSTRNPRDVSSGVSSGIKSITKGVVIGATGLVICPVVGLSNDGVKGFFKGVGAGVLAAISLPLAGIGVSLYQVTRGVINTPHAICQKASGKVWNKEDRVWEDNWYSLDEEYRQIKQYITDSSNTENFTDGRNRVNNEEGEGKKVFETELYDILQVPTNASQECIRRSYYRLALKYHPDKNTNADGDSDYNEIFSRLGEAYQILGDEHRRKKYDAHGRSAIDEMPILESQLFFSMLFGTEALEPLIGKLRMALYLELEMRDDLSKTQHDFYKLQQVREVQIAVYLREYIRSFVCGEHDEFRKKVIDHVKELCKNSFSVAVVETLGWTYLNYAKEYIGKRSSFLGISGRVAKTKHKTRNFRKYFKTYVCFLKTAILESGHNRTCDADEPLISDVGVNYNEKSIPVILDAMLNVCLIDIQNTVRAACKRLLKDMSVDSSWRLRRADALLEIGKIFLQVAKDFKPQFSAEATNDTRQRMNMHQRDKNERRNVHYSNEPFY; encoded by the coding sequence ATGTCCGAATGTGATACCATGGAGATACTGGCATCTGCCGAGCTTGAATTGGAGATGGCTCACTCAGTTTCAAAGCCAATCCCGACAACTTCTGGGTTTTTGGTTGATTCCAATATTGACTCGGTTGATCAAACCCCGTTACGGCTTTCAAATCGCAAGGTTTCCAAGTTAACCGACGTGGAAGAAAGCATATCATCTCACCCTTTGATTTCAGCCTTGTTTAGCACTAGGAATCCTAGGGATGTTTCCAGCGGAGTTTCCTCCGGCATTAAGAGCATAACCAAGGGCGTTGTGATTGGAGCCACAGGTCTGGTCATCTGCCCGGTGGTAGGACTATCCAACGATGGAGTTAAGGGATTTTTCAAAGGTGTTGGTGCCGGAGTGTTGGCTGCCATTAGTCTACCACTTGCAGGAATTGGCGTTTCTTTATACCAAGTCACACGGGGAGTAATAAACACACCTCACGCCATTTGTCAGAAGGCCTCCGGGAAGGTTTGGAATAAAGAAGACCGCGTTTGGGAAGATAACTGGTATTCTCTGGACGAGGAGTATAGGCAAATCAAGCAATACATAACTGACTCCTCAAACACGGAAAATTTTACTGATGGGCGTAAtagagtaaataatgagGAAGGTGAGGGCAAAAAAGTGTTTGAGACTGAGTTGTACGACATACTTCAAGTGCCTACAAATGCAAGTCAGGAGTGTATAAGAAGGTCATATTACAGGTTAGCACTAAAGTACCACCCTGACAAGAACACCAATGCTGATGGCGACAGTGACTACAACGAGATTTTCTCACGATTGGGCGAGGCTTATCAGATTTTGGGAGATGAGCACAGGCGCAAAAAGTATGACGCCCACGGTCGTTCAGCTATAGACGAGATGCCAATCCTGGAGTCTCAGTTGTTTTTCAGCATGTTATTTGGAACTGAAGCACTGGAGCCCCTTATAGGTAAACTCCGCATGGCTCTTTACCTGGAGCTTGAGATGAGGGATGATTTGTCAAAAACTCAGCACGATTTTTATAAGCTTCAGCAGGTTCGCGAGGTCCAAATCGCAGTGTACCTCCGCGAGTACATCCGCAGCTTCGTCTGCGGTGAACACGACGAGTTCAGAAAGAAGGTGATTGATCATGTGAAGGAACTCTGCAAGAACAGCTTTTCAGTGGCCGTGGTTGAGACTTTGGGCTGGACCTACCTGAATTACGCCAAGGAGTACATAGGAAAGAGGTCGTCGTTCCTGGGCATATCTGGCAGAGTAGCCAAGACTAAGCACAAGACCAGGAACTTCCGCAAATATTTCAAGACCTACGTTTGCTTTTTAAAAACCGCGATTCTAGAATCTGGCCACAACCGCACCTGTGATGCCGATGAACCTTTGATTTCAGATGTGGGAGTCAATTATAACGAGAAGTCGATTCCAGTAATTCTTGATGCTATGCTCAACGTTTGCCTTATTGACATCCAGAACACGGTTCGTGCCGCCTGTAAGCGTCTTCTCAAGGACATGTCAGTCGACTCATCATGGCGTCTAAGGCGTGCTGACGCGCTACTCGAGATTGGGAAGATCTTTTTGCAAGTTGCCAAGGATTTCAAGCCCCAGTTCTCAGCCGAGGCAACAAACGACACTCGCCAACGTATGAACATGCATCAGAGGGATAAGAACGAGCGCAGGAACGTACACTACTCAAACGAGCCCTTTTACTAA
- the RPS29 gene encoding 40S ribosomal protein S29 translates to MGNLFNRHPKTYGQGSHQCCVCFNRHGLIRKYGLEICRQCFRERATIIGFHKYW, encoded by the exons ATGGGAAATCTTTTTAACAGGCATCCTAAAACTTACGGCCAGGGAAGTCATCAATG ctGCGTTTGCTTTAATCGTCACGGACTCATAAGGAAATATGGTCTTGAGATCTGCCGCCAATGCTTCAGGGAACGTGCCACTATAATCGGATTCCACAAG TACTGGTGA
- the PRY1 gene encoding Cysteine-rich secretory family protein, whose protein sequence is MKCVSLMLVLELVVSLIPLLSLCNNCHFQKDLILLAHNDYRRIHSVNSLEWNDELAKSAEKEALKITKEKCDLPLYYSELAGTNYLSVSKRLFNEGIAVQFWYEGIKEYDFDKSGVLTRNPNVLAFTQLVWKNTKFIGCGVSCCSDNIVLVCRYHPFGNIPGQFSGNVFEKFYKSQGEL, encoded by the exons ATGAAATGTGTATCACTTATGCTTGTTTTAGAACTTGTGGTGTCGTTGATTCCTCTCCTTTCCCTGTGTAATAACTGCCACTTTCAA aAAGATTTGATTCTACTTGCACATAACGACTATAGAAGAATTCACTCGGTTAATTCACTTGAATG GAACGATGAATTGGCTAAATCAGCTGAAAAGGAGGCTTTAAAG ATTACCAAGGAGAAATGTGATTTGCCGCTATATTACTCAGAACTCGCTGGGACCAATTATTTATCTGTTTCTaaaagattatttaatGAAGGAATTGCTGTTCAGTTTTGGTACGAAG GAATTAAAGAATATGATTTTGACAAAT CTGGAGTGTTAACCAGGAATCCTAATGTTTTAGCATTTACACAGCTGGTGTGGAAAAACACAAAG TTTATTGGTTGTGGCGTCTCATGTTGTAGTGATAATATAGTACTAGTCTGCAGATATCATCCATTTGGGAACATTCCAG GCCAATTTAGCGGAAATGTGTTTGAGAAG TTTTACAAATCGCAAGGAGAGCTTTAA